One Ignavibacterium sp. DNA segment encodes these proteins:
- a CDS encoding IPT/TIG domain-containing protein: MKTIIFAFTIAIFIATTIFSQPFILNIRPDRDTLDYHQISESVRVYNITAEYLQRIDLTTNETIDVFKDDEMIYNVFYLIKDSLALIAQATTWSIYDIYNNIIVKTFSAPYDCMIDAVLINNSIYGFSCDDTEYGDFKTKIFLLDLQSNGPIALCKIPFYGFDLGINCSTNGDIHFQIEDTNYVPLRDDLTILVSFSTLNNQIVNQMNLSELGRTGANGYILYKGKKGVGIILSYYNSNSMESYFRIYNFNNGSASNFIYHMGNAEPTNTIDNKYLILSETAYSAGVEYNKGNIFIYDINTTNLVKTINLPPWGNLYTFENFPNNIYYVKDIELLERQIYILKLDSIFNVLDLTSLNPSSAIVNSSGFILTVNGKGFDTVSTVYFNGQPKTTTFISDSVIVAEILSSDVSSLGTFPVWVKDRYSISDTLQFSVTQANNPNLLVNLKNSLGNQIPASNVMYYESATSGWKDAVNNGDGTFTVITTKPTVSIRMFYEYANQTVHNITAHNNTYTFHTVNASVELRNSSGNLIDQGAVQYYAGAWRTFGTTQNGVANKELLPINYNFRMTYEYVPLDKQQDISTNSTVTFSTVLCTLKVTKANGQTLSGAGTKYYSGAWRDIGLTNTNGETTKELLPKSLNFRATSGSVSQDKQQDISVNSLVEIQLP, translated from the coding sequence ATGAAAACAATTATTTTTGCTTTTACAATCGCAATATTTATCGCAACAACAATTTTTTCCCAACCATTTATTTTAAATATTCGCCCAGATAGGGATACTTTAGATTATCATCAGATTTCCGAATCTGTAAGAGTATATAATATTACGGCTGAATATTTACAAAGGATAGACCTGACTACAAATGAAACAATTGATGTTTTCAAAGATGATGAAATGATTTATAATGTATTTTACCTTATTAAGGATTCACTTGCATTAATTGCTCAAGCAACAACCTGGTCCATTTACGATATTTATAATAATATTATCGTTAAAACTTTTTCAGCACCGTATGATTGCATGATTGATGCAGTTTTAATAAATAATTCAATATATGGTTTCTCATGTGATGATACTGAGTACGGTGATTTTAAAACCAAAATTTTTTTGTTGGATTTACAAAGTAATGGTCCAATAGCTCTTTGTAAAATCCCATTTTATGGATTTGATTTAGGAATTAATTGTTCAACAAATGGAGATATACATTTTCAAATTGAAGATACTAACTATGTTCCACTTCGAGATGATTTGACAATTCTAGTTTCATTTTCAACTTTGAATAATCAGATTGTCAATCAAATGAATCTTTCAGAACTAGGTCGTACGGGAGCGAATGGATATATTTTATACAAAGGTAAAAAAGGGGTGGGAATTATTTTATCTTATTACAATTCTAACAGCATGGAGAGTTATTTCAGAATTTATAATTTCAATAATGGAAGTGCCTCAAATTTTATATATCACATGGGGAATGCTGAGCCGACTAATACTATTGACAACAAATATCTGATTTTATCAGAAACTGCATATAGTGCTGGGGTGGAATACAATAAGGGAAATATTTTTATTTATGATATTAATACTACTAATCTAGTTAAAACCATTAATCTTCCACCTTGGGGTAATCTCTATACTTTTGAAAACTTTCCAAACAATATCTACTATGTAAAGGATATTGAGTTACTTGAAAGACAAATCTACATTCTTAAACTGGACTCAATTTTTAATGTATTAGATTTAACTTCTCTTAACCCATCTTCAGCAATAGTTAATTCATCTGGGTTTATATTAACCGTTAATGGAAAAGGATTTGATACGGTTTCAACAGTTTATTTTAACGGACAACCAAAGACAACAACATTTATTTCGGATAGCGTAATAGTTGCTGAAATTTTATCCTCAGATGTTTCTTCACTTGGCACTTTCCCTGTTTGGGTAAAAGATAGATACTCAATTTCAGACACTTTGCAGTTTAGTGTAACCCAAGCTAATAATCCCAACTTACTTGTAAACCTAAAAAACAGTTTGGGTAACCAAATACCAGCAAGCAATGTAATGTATTATGAATCCGCCACAAGCGGATGGAAAGATGCAGTAAACAATGGAGACGGAACATTTACAGTAATAACAACAAAACCAACAGTAAGCATCAGAATGTTCTACGAGTATGCAAACCAGACTGTGCATAACATTACTGCACATAACAACACATACACTTTTCATACAGTTAATGCTTCGGTAGAACTGCGTAACAGTTCAGGTAATTTAATAGATCAAGGCGCAGTTCAATACTATGCAGGTGCGTGGAGAACATTCGGAACAACACAAAACGGAGTAGCAAACAAGGAGCTTCTTCCAATCAATTACAACTTCAGAATGACTTACGAGTATGTTCCGCTTGACAAACAGCAGGACATAAGCACAAACAGTACAGTTACATTCTCAACAGTTCTATGCACACTAAAAGTAACTAAAGCTAATGGACAGACGTTGTCAGGTGCGGGCACAAAATATTATTCAGGTGCGTGGAGAGATATTGGTCTAACGAATACAAATGGAGAAACAACAAAAGAACTTCTGCCAAAAAGCCTGAACTTCAGAGCAACATCCGGAAGTGTAAGTCAGGATAAACAGCAGGACATTTCTGTAAATAGTTTGGTTGAGATTCAATTACCGTAA
- a CDS encoding TonB family protein has translation MSVNKQTTDSELLLQIVGYNQEAYLHLYNRYSATIYSLIKEIVSNPKLSEKILINVFSVFLKRIEYYSTTSNNVFTWLTLLARNISLDVVKRMKYMEDIPIYSDEYEIEFILPNLSNEIDLLNLDERKILAEKVKLWKSHLSEIQNLIFSLVYFEGLNDEEIAKRLTVPVSQVRNKLIVIMDVLYQQFTGKQASSVKNIEVFDLIKLEPLGCITSEEKIKLNNLRENDPEFLWKELGEVQNLIALLSATIPIVYPPNDLSDHLSKAFIEILQGAEVEYPIITPEPPVINQQSTPLPDVININEIIEKREKDSQIQFSEPYAAKTDSLSKQSTEPIKEKTVEVSANQHHGEPIQRLNEINNKSIEEITKPTEPLKFRQEPAPAAVENKVQTVPSGTTTVFKQNKTQSFPAKDEVVVRNRLTPTSSINLKELFKNDKPLPNKPEPVTLKDLEEQIKPPIKQETVEQKKNDESDKVVSKQGNVAAAEKTVRETLENKTIDNNSDIKLKTNIPTKELKAVETKNPNEMQVSKSEKTEDQSSKEKNDIKETKVNLPVNEKLNQTDGSIEIQGDIKIRSHAVDRTVRTFNSTNYKSETTKNTKPTVNERPITPSVIQEVKPTAKEQIKTESVNQVVENKNAAPTPAQSKQSIQVKKAEQPAEVKTSDTKPFQEPVKIKPQIEKTSLKIRETKFEDNENQQNATVKTNINESDKPLVQKESKEDVIKTSTPVEKARIRVSDRDLEPELKPDTSDNEVLRLKKKLKRNIILSAALFIILIASGAFLFVQMQSNNENKTTELQKPIEQKQVGELISDVVPDDNLQSVTQEEIVPVKVEESEKIVKNEPKVNLPPLPESIDKKESTYFALNENNNPLMEENKETKQIAAAKTETIIPPTKKAPEEEEPAFFVAVEEMPQLIGGMKQLQSKIKYPDIAKRVGIEGKVLVQALVDENGDVVSVKTLKGIGAGCDEEAMDAVKKSKFVPGKQRGKNVKVQVTIPIVFKK, from the coding sequence ATGTCAGTTAATAAACAAACTACCGATAGTGAATTATTGCTTCAGATTGTAGGTTATAATCAGGAAGCATATTTACACCTTTATAACCGCTATTCAGCAACCATCTATTCTTTAATTAAAGAGATAGTATCAAATCCAAAACTTTCTGAAAAGATTTTAATAAATGTTTTTTCAGTATTTCTTAAGCGAATAGAATATTACAGCACAACTAGTAACAATGTTTTTACCTGGTTAACATTGCTTGCAAGAAATATCTCGCTCGATGTTGTAAAAAGAATGAAGTATATGGAAGATATTCCAATTTATTCTGATGAATATGAAATTGAGTTTATTCTGCCAAATCTTTCTAATGAAATTGATCTGTTGAATCTTGATGAGAGAAAAATCCTTGCTGAAAAAGTGAAGTTATGGAAATCGCACTTGAGTGAAATTCAAAACCTGATTTTTTCTCTGGTATATTTTGAGGGATTAAATGATGAAGAGATTGCCAAACGCTTAACAGTTCCCGTATCGCAGGTTAGAAACAAGCTTATTGTAATAATGGATGTGCTTTATCAGCAGTTTACTGGCAAGCAAGCATCTTCAGTTAAGAATATTGAAGTTTTTGATTTAATTAAACTTGAACCGCTTGGCTGTATTACTTCCGAAGAAAAAATAAAATTGAATAACCTCAGAGAAAACGATCCGGAATTTTTGTGGAAAGAATTAGGAGAAGTTCAAAATTTAATTGCGTTACTTTCTGCAACTATTCCGATTGTTTATCCGCCAAATGATTTAAGTGATCATTTAAGTAAGGCTTTCATAGAAATACTTCAAGGTGCAGAAGTTGAATATCCTATAATTACTCCGGAGCCGCCTGTAATAAACCAGCAAAGCACCCCCTTGCCAGATGTGATTAACATAAATGAAATAATTGAAAAGAGAGAGAAAGATTCTCAGATACAATTTAGCGAGCCTTATGCTGCTAAGACAGATTCTTTAAGCAAACAATCAACTGAGCCGATAAAGGAAAAAACAGTAGAAGTGTCTGCTAATCAGCATCATGGTGAGCCAATACAGCGGCTTAACGAAATTAACAATAAAAGTATTGAAGAAATTACCAAACCAACTGAGCCTCTAAAGTTTAGACAGGAACCAGCACCTGCTGCTGTTGAGAATAAAGTACAGACAGTACCATCAGGCACTACAACGGTTTTTAAACAGAACAAAACTCAATCGTTTCCTGCTAAAGACGAAGTTGTTGTCAGAAACAGACTTACTCCAACAAGCAGTATAAATCTTAAAGAGTTATTTAAGAATGATAAACCGCTCCCGAATAAACCTGAGCCGGTTACTCTTAAGGATTTAGAAGAGCAAATTAAACCGCCAATAAAACAAGAAACAGTTGAACAGAAAAAAAACGATGAATCTGATAAAGTTGTTTCTAAACAGGGCAATGTAGCTGCAGCAGAAAAAACTGTCAGAGAGACTCTTGAAAATAAAACCATTGATAACAACTCTGATATCAAGCTAAAGACCAACATCCCGACTAAAGAGCTGAAGGCAGTAGAAACAAAAAATCCTAATGAAATGCAGGTGAGTAAATCTGAAAAGACAGAAGACCAAAGCAGCAAGGAAAAAAATGATATAAAAGAAACAAAAGTCAACCTGCCAGTTAACGAAAAATTAAATCAAACCGATGGTTCTATAGAAATACAAGGTGATATTAAAATAAGATCACACGCTGTTGATAGAACTGTCAGAACATTTAATAGTACTAATTATAAGTCTGAAACAACTAAGAATACAAAACCAACAGTAAATGAAAGACCGATAACTCCTTCTGTAATACAGGAAGTAAAACCCACTGCTAAAGAACAAATAAAAACTGAATCGGTCAATCAGGTAGTTGAAAATAAAAATGCTGCACCTACACCTGCCCAATCAAAGCAAAGCATTCAGGTAAAAAAGGCAGAACAACCAGCAGAAGTTAAAACATCTGATACAAAACCATTTCAGGAACCTGTTAAAATTAAACCTCAGATTGAAAAAACTTCATTAAAGATCAGAGAAACAAAATTTGAAGATAATGAGAACCAGCAAAATGCGACAGTAAAAACCAATATTAACGAATCAGATAAGCCATTAGTTCAAAAAGAAAGCAAAGAAGATGTTATAAAAACATCAACTCCAGTAGAAAAAGCAAGAATTCGGGTTAGCGACAGAGACCTTGAACCGGAATTAAAACCTGATACCAGTGATAATGAAGTTTTACGCCTTAAGAAAAAATTAAAAAGAAATATTATTCTTTCAGCAGCATTGTTTATTATCTTAATAGCATCAGGAGCGTTTTTATTTGTTCAGATGCAGTCGAATAATGAGAATAAAACAACAGAATTACAAAAACCAATAGAACAGAAACAAGTAGGTGAACTTATCAGTGATGTAGTTCCTGATGACAATTTACAATCTGTAACCCAGGAGGAAATCGTTCCGGTGAAGGTTGAAGAATCTGAAAAAATTGTTAAAAACGAACCAAAAGTAAACTTACCGCCTTTGCCTGAAAGTATTGATAAGAAAGAAAGCACATACTTCGCTCTGAATGAAAACAATAATCCTTTGATGGAAGAAAATAAAGAGACCAAACAAATTGCCGCAGCTAAAACAGAAACCATAATTCCTCCTACAAAGAAAGCCCCTGAAGAAGAGGAACCTGCATTTTTTGTTGCTGTTGAGGAAATGCCTCAGTTAATTGGAGGTATGAAACAGTTGCAGAGTAAGATTAAATATCCTGATATTGCTAAACGGGTTGGTATCGAAGGTAAAGTTCTTGTTCAAGCACTTGTTGATGAAAATGGAGATGTGGTTTCGGTTAAAACTTTAAAAGGTATAGGTGCCGGTTGTGATGAAGAAGCAATGGATGCTGTAAAGAAAAGTAAATTTGTTCCCGGAAAACAAAGGGGTAAAAATGTTAAGGTTCAGGTTACTATTCCAATTGTTTTTAAGAAATAG
- the alaS gene encoding alanine--tRNA ligase, which yields MTSQQIRQQFFDFFKNKGHRVVQSSPVVPYDDPTLLFTNAGMNQFKDVFLGFGTRDYKRAVDTQKCIRVSGKHNDLEEVGHDTYHHTFFEMLGNWSFGDYYKKEAIKWAWELLTEVWKLPKERLWATVYKNDDEAFEFWKSETDINPKNILRFGEKDNFWEMGETGPCGPCSEIHINVGDDFENPELVNAGSPECIEIWNLVFIQYNRDENGKLNELPAKHVDTGMGFERVCAVLQNKKSNYDTDVFTSIIEKVSKLSKVKYEKEEDRIPMRVIADHIRALTFAIADGAVPGNDGRGYVLRRILRRAARYGRKINLNEPFLYKLVDIITDTMGDVFPEVVEKKDYVKKVIKAEEESFNSTLDRGIELFDEMVKRLIKQNLKVIPGEDVFKLYDTFGFPVDLTNVMAREINFAIDEDGFNKLMDEQKERGREASKDKFAAVNVTLNDLSGFDLVNSDPTIFTGYDELQSKAVVVGLKNNGENTLVILDRSPFYVESGGQVDDIGKIKIDSQSYDVIDLIKIDNHIIHVVNCANIPLLKPGAEVIAEVDQNRRWDIMRNHSVTHFLHKALRTVLGTHVQQAGSYVGPDRLRFDFTHFTRLTNEEIQKIETIVNEQTRKNYPLKHHRNTPFDEAKKMGALMFFGDKYGDKVNVVQFGDFTLEFCGGTHVHNSSEIGLFKILSESSIASGVRRIEAVTGAGVEKFIQSQQEQLKLSEQKIEELIDSKKKLEKEIAELKMKDKLEQLDHILSLSSEEKSIKIFKGKVQADSMDELKSFGDEMRNKIKSGIGVLIAQIEDKVGIVCVVSDDLIKDKNISAGKIVGELAKLVGGGGGGRPHLATAGGKDVNQIVTALSKVSKIVADFL from the coding sequence ATGACCTCACAACAGATCCGTCAGCAGTTTTTTGACTTTTTTAAAAATAAGGGGCACAGGGTTGTTCAGTCTTCTCCGGTTGTTCCTTATGATGACCCTACTTTGCTCTTTACAAATGCGGGGATGAATCAATTTAAGGATGTATTCCTTGGATTTGGAACACGGGATTATAAACGTGCTGTTGATACACAAAAATGCATTCGTGTCTCAGGCAAGCATAATGATCTCGAAGAAGTAGGACACGATACTTATCATCATACTTTTTTTGAAATGCTTGGCAACTGGTCTTTTGGAGATTACTACAAAAAAGAAGCTATAAAATGGGCATGGGAATTATTAACCGAAGTCTGGAAACTTCCTAAAGAAAGATTGTGGGCAACCGTTTATAAGAATGATGATGAAGCTTTCGAATTCTGGAAATCTGAAACAGATATAAATCCAAAAAACATTTTAAGGTTTGGAGAAAAAGATAATTTTTGGGAAATGGGAGAAACTGGTCCTTGTGGTCCTTGTTCAGAAATACATATTAATGTTGGTGATGATTTTGAAAATCCGGAATTAGTAAATGCAGGCTCACCTGAGTGTATTGAAATATGGAACCTGGTTTTTATTCAATATAACAGGGATGAAAACGGAAAACTAAACGAACTTCCTGCAAAACATGTTGATACCGGAATGGGATTCGAACGGGTATGTGCTGTTCTTCAAAATAAAAAATCAAATTATGATACTGATGTTTTTACTTCAATAATTGAAAAGGTCTCCAAACTTTCTAAAGTTAAATACGAAAAAGAAGAAGATAGAATTCCGATGAGAGTAATTGCAGATCATATCCGTGCTTTAACTTTTGCAATTGCCGATGGTGCTGTCCCGGGTAATGATGGAAGAGGTTATGTGTTAAGAAGAATTTTAAGACGTGCCGCACGTTACGGAAGAAAAATAAATCTCAACGAACCTTTCCTTTATAAACTTGTAGATATTATTACTGATACGATGGGTGATGTTTTTCCTGAGGTTGTTGAGAAAAAAGATTATGTTAAAAAAGTTATTAAAGCAGAAGAAGAGAGTTTTAACTCAACTCTTGATCGTGGAATAGAGTTGTTTGATGAAATGGTTAAAAGATTGATTAAGCAAAACCTAAAGGTAATACCTGGCGAAGATGTATTTAAACTTTATGACACCTTTGGCTTCCCGGTTGATCTTACAAATGTTATGGCCCGCGAAATAAATTTTGCAATTGATGAAGATGGCTTTAACAAATTAATGGATGAACAGAAAGAGCGCGGAAGAGAAGCATCAAAGGACAAGTTTGCTGCTGTAAACGTTACACTAAATGATTTATCAGGATTTGATCTCGTTAACTCCGACCCGACAATTTTTACCGGTTATGATGAATTACAATCAAAAGCAGTTGTTGTTGGATTAAAAAATAACGGTGAAAATACCTTGGTAATCCTTGATAGATCGCCTTTCTATGTTGAGTCAGGAGGTCAGGTTGATGATATTGGCAAAATTAAAATTGATTCACAATCTTACGATGTAATTGATTTAATAAAAATCGATAATCACATTATTCATGTAGTGAACTGTGCTAATATTCCTTTACTTAAGCCCGGAGCTGAAGTAATCGCTGAGGTTGATCAAAACAGACGCTGGGATATTATGCGTAATCACTCCGTTACACACTTTTTGCATAAGGCATTAAGAACTGTTCTGGGAACTCATGTTCAGCAAGCAGGTTCTTATGTAGGACCGGATAGATTGAGATTTGACTTTACACATTTCACGAGATTAACCAATGAAGAAATCCAGAAAATTGAAACAATAGTTAATGAACAAACAAGAAAAAATTATCCGTTAAAACATCATCGTAACACTCCGTTTGATGAAGCAAAAAAAATGGGTGCTTTGATGTTCTTTGGCGATAAATATGGAGATAAAGTAAATGTTGTTCAGTTTGGCGATTTTACTTTGGAATTTTGCGGAGGAACTCATGTTCATAATTCTTCAGAGATAGGTTTGTTTAAAATTCTAAGTGAATCCTCAATTGCAAGCGGAGTCCGCAGAATAGAAGCTGTTACAGGGGCGGGTGTCGAAAAATTCATTCAATCTCAGCAGGAACAGTTAAAATTATCAGAACAAAAAATTGAAGAGCTGATTGATTCAAAGAAAAAACTTGAAAAGGAAATTGCTGAACTAAAGATGAAAGATAAACTTGAACAGCTTGATCATATTCTTTCACTTTCATCTGAAGAAAAAAGTATAAAAATATTTAAAGGCAAAGTTCAGGCTGATTCAATGGATGAACTGAAATCATTCGGTGACGAAATGAGAAATAAAATCAAATCTGGTATTGGAGTTTTAATTGCACAGATTGAAGATAAGGTTGGGATCGTTTGTGTTGTTAGCGATGATCTTATAAAAGATAAAAACATCAGTGCGGGAAAAATAGTCGGCGAACTTGCTAAACTAGTAGGCGGTGGCGGAGGCGGTCGCCCGCATCTTGCAACTGCCGGCGGTAAAGATGTTAACCAAATTGTTACAGCATTATCTAAAGTAAGTAAGATAGTTGCTGACTTTTTATAG
- the radA gene encoding DNA repair protein RadA, whose protein sequence is MAKTKVKYICSNCGYETLKWIGKCPECESWNSFTEEIVETSPHKTNIAKSRFSYSKITDVIASDEERIITGITEFDRVLGGGIMPGSVVLLGGDPGIGKSTIAMQAAASISEKVLYVTGEESEKQIKLRSTRLKVKSETFFIQAETELSNILGAIKEIKPSVVVIDSIQTTYRGELENSPGTITQIRECAALMMEEAKKNHYSVIIIGHVTKDGMIAGPKILEHMVDTVLQFEGEANHSFRILRAQKNRFGSTNEIGVFEMFEDGLKEVANPSELFLSEREKQTPGSVVTSSIEGSRPILLEVQALVTPSSFGYPQRVSNGFDQKRLSILLAVLEKRANVRVSAHNVFVNIAGGIRVIEPAADLAVCASIASSLTDSVIDNQTILIGEVGLGGEIRSVGHIDKRITEAKKLGFKTVIIPAGNLKSVKEDNTIKIIPVDNVKAAIEKLL, encoded by the coding sequence ATGGCTAAAACAAAAGTAAAATACATCTGCTCCAATTGCGGATACGAAACATTAAAATGGATCGGAAAATGTCCGGAATGTGAAAGCTGGAATTCTTTTACTGAGGAAATTGTAGAAACATCTCCGCACAAAACAAATATTGCAAAATCCAGGTTTAGTTACAGTAAGATAACCGATGTTATTGCCAGTGATGAAGAGAGGATAATAACAGGAATTACCGAATTTGATCGTGTACTGGGCGGTGGAATTATGCCCGGTTCTGTTGTTCTGCTTGGCGGAGATCCGGGAATAGGAAAATCCACAATAGCAATGCAAGCAGCAGCAAGTATTAGTGAAAAAGTTTTATATGTAACCGGCGAAGAATCTGAAAAACAAATCAAGCTGCGCTCAACAAGATTAAAGGTTAAATCCGAAACTTTCTTTATTCAAGCTGAAACTGAGCTATCAAATATTCTTGGTGCAATAAAGGAAATTAAACCATCAGTGGTTGTTATTGATTCAATCCAAACTACCTACCGAGGCGAATTGGAAAATTCTCCCGGAACAATAACACAAATTCGTGAGTGTGCTGCCTTGATGATGGAGGAAGCGAAAAAAAATCATTACTCGGTAATTATAATCGGGCATGTTACAAAAGATGGAATGATAGCCGGACCAAAAATTCTTGAACATATGGTTGATACGGTTCTGCAGTTTGAAGGTGAAGCAAATCATTCTTTTAGAATTTTAAGAGCGCAAAAAAACAGATTTGGCAGTACAAATGAAATTGGCGTGTTTGAAATGTTTGAAGATGGTCTGAAAGAAGTTGCTAATCCAAGCGAATTGTTTTTAAGTGAGCGGGAAAAACAAACACCTGGTTCGGTTGTTACTTCAAGTATCGAAGGAAGCAGACCTATTCTGCTTGAAGTGCAGGCATTAGTAACCCCTTCAAGTTTTGGTTATCCGCAAAGAGTTTCAAACGGATTTGATCAGAAAAGATTATCTATACTTTTGGCTGTACTTGAGAAAAGAGCAAATGTAAGAGTATCCGCACATAATGTATTTGTTAATATTGCCGGTGGAATAAGAGTAATCGAACCGGCTGCAGATCTTGCTGTTTGTGCCAGCATTGCATCAAGTTTAACAGATAGTGTTATTGATAATCAAACAATACTCATCGGAGAAGTTGGATTAGGCGGTGAGATCAGAAGCGTTGGACATATAGACAAAAGAATTACTGAAGCAAAAAAACTTGGTTTTAAAACAGTAATTATCCCTGCTGGAAACTTGAAGAGTGTAAAGGAAGATAATACAATAAAAATCATCCCTGTTGATAATGTAAAAGCCGCAATTGAAAAATTATTATGA
- a CDS encoding RNA-binding protein gives MSIKLFVGSLPWSANDEDLQKAFAAHGKVLSAKVVTDKETRRSRGFGFVEYENETEATAAIQALNGSELKGRNIIVSEAKPKK, from the coding sequence GTGAGTATCAAATTGTTTGTAGGGAGTCTCCCCTGGTCAGCCAACGATGAAGATTTGCAGAAAGCTTTTGCCGCACACGGTAAAGTTCTCTCAGCAAAAGTTGTAACTGATAAAGAGACACGCAGATCAAGAGGTTTTGGTTTTGTTGAATATGAGAACGAAACTGAGGCAACTGCTGCAATTCAGGCACTAAATGGTTCTGAACTCAAGGGTCGTAATATCATTGTAAGCGAAGCAAAACCCAAGAAATAG
- a CDS encoding alpha-amylase family glycosyl hydrolase, which yields MKRILIHFPLFILLLQQIFPQPLAPDWAKNSTIYEVNLRQFTKEGTFNSFLQHLPRLKELGIDILWLMPINPIGKLNRKGTLGSYYSVKDYVDVNPEFGTKEDFKILVNEIHNQNMHVIIDWVANHTAWDNEWVKTNPEFYSKDSSGKFVPPVPDWSDVIDLNYDNQELWKEMISALKYWVKEFDIDGYRCDVAGMVPVEFWNEVRVELDKIKPVFMLAEWDTPEMHKLAFDMTYDWELHKIFNGIYAEEKKSTDIIKHIFNDQKKYPDYAYRMQFTSNHDENSWNGTEFERLGEAAEVFAVLTYIIPGMPLIYNGQESGFNKRLEFFEKDSIIWKINKFEKLYKNLNELKEKNKALWAGNEGGAIDFIINDDDILIIKRNKENNEVIGFFNLAEKEIETEIPLERTDGVYIDFNDKHPIELNGNLQLKLKPWSYKIFYK from the coding sequence ATGAAAAGAATTCTGATTCACTTCCCGTTATTTATTCTTTTACTCCAACAGATTTTTCCGCAACCTTTAGCACCTGATTGGGCAAAAAATTCAACAATCTACGAAGTTAATCTAAGACAATTTACTAAAGAGGGGACATTTAACTCTTTTCTACAACATTTACCCAGACTTAAAGAGCTCGGTATTGATATACTATGGCTAATGCCAATAAACCCAATTGGTAAACTAAACAGAAAAGGTACACTTGGAAGTTATTATTCGGTTAAAGATTATGTTGATGTTAATCCTGAATTTGGCACTAAAGAGGATTTTAAAATTCTTGTTAATGAAATACATAATCAAAACATGCACGTTATAATTGATTGGGTAGCTAATCATACCGCTTGGGATAACGAATGGGTTAAAACAAATCCGGAGTTTTATTCTAAAGACTCATCTGGAAAATTCGTTCCGCCTGTGCCTGACTGGTCAGATGTTATTGATCTGAATTACGACAATCAAGAATTATGGAAAGAAATGATATCTGCACTGAAGTATTGGGTGAAAGAGTTTGATATTGATGGTTACAGATGTGATGTTGCAGGTATGGTTCCAGTTGAATTCTGGAACGAAGTACGTGTTGAACTTGATAAGATTAAACCGGTTTTTATGCTTGCTGAGTGGGATACACCCGAAATGCATAAACTTGCTTTTGACATGACTTACGATTGGGAACTTCATAAAATATTTAATGGAATTTACGCTGAAGAAAAAAAATCGACTGATATTATTAAACATATTTTTAATGACCAGAAAAAATATCCTGATTATGCTTACAGGATGCAGTTTACATCAAATCACGATGAAAATTCATGGAATGGAACTGAGTTTGAAAGATTGGGAGAGGCTGCTGAAGTCTTTGCAGTCCTAACTTATATAATTCCAGGAATGCCGCTAATTTATAACGGACAGGAAAGTGGTTTTAATAAACGCTTAGAGTTCTTTGAAAAAGATTCAATTATCTGGAAAATAAATAAGTTTGAAAAGCTTTATAAAAATCTGAATGAACTCAAAGAAAAAAACAAAGCTTTGTGGGCAGGTAATGAAGGTGGAGCAATTGATTTTATAATCAACGATGATGATATTCTGATAATCAAACGTAACAAAGAGAATAATGAAGTTATTGGTTTTTTTAATCTTGCTGAAAAAGAAATTGAAACCGAAATACCCTTAGAAAGAACTGATGGAGTATATATTGATTTTAATGATAAGCATCCTATTGAATTAAATGGCAATTTACAGTTAAAATTAAAACCTTGGTCATACAAAATTTTTTATAAATAG